A single Suricata suricatta isolate VVHF042 chromosome 2, meerkat_22Aug2017_6uvM2_HiC, whole genome shotgun sequence DNA region contains:
- the PPIA gene encoding peptidyl-prolyl cis-trans isomerase A, with product MVNPTVFFDIAVDGEPLGRVSFELFADKVPKTAENFRALSTGEKGFGYKGSCFHRIIPGFMCQGGDFTRHNGTGGKSIYGEKFDDENFILKHTGPGILSMANAGPNTNGSQFFICTAKTEWLDGKHVVFGKVKEGMNIVEAMERFGSRNGKTSKKITIADCGQI from the exons ATGGTCAACCCCACCGTGTTCTTTGACATCGCCGTGGACGGCGAGCCCTTGGGCCGCGTCTCCTTCGAG CTGTTTGCAGACAAAGTCCCCAAAACAGCAG AGAACTTCCGTGCTCTGAGCACTGGGGAGAAAGGATTCGGTTACAAAGGTTCCTGCTTCCACAGGATTATCCCGGGCTTTATGTGCCAG GGTGGTGATTTCACGCGCCATAATGGCACTGGAGGCAAGTCCATCTATGGGGAGAAGTTCGATGATGAGAATTTCATCCTGAAGCACACAGGTCCTGGCATCCTGTCCATGGCGAACGCTGGACCCAACACGAATGGTTCCCAGTTTTTCATCTGCACCGCCAAAACTGAGTG GTTGGACGGCAAGCATGTGGTGTTTGGCAAGGTGAAGGAGGGCATGAACATCGTGGAGGCCATGGAGCGCTTTGGGTCCAGGAACGGCAAGACGAGCAAGAAGATCACCATTGCTGACTGCGGACAAATCTGA